In Vibrio celticus, one genomic interval encodes:
- a CDS encoding sodium ion-translocating decarboxylase subunit beta — protein sequence MEGLMTLWSETGIANFEFGQICMMLVGCLLLFLAIRKGFEPLLLLPIGFGAVLANIPNAGFTDPGGLLYYVYYIGIETGIFPLLIFMGVGAMTDFGALIANPKTLWLGAAAQFGIFATLFGAILLNYVPGMEFSMADASSIAIIGGADGPTAIFLASKLSPDLLGAIAVAAYSYMALVPIIQPPIMKALTSPEERKIKMAQLRHVSKAEKILFPLAVLLMTILFLPSATPLVGMFCLGNLMREAGVVDRLSKTAQNELINVVTIFLGLGVGSKLQADTFLNLETLGILGLGAVAFSIGTAGGVLMAKVLNRFSKEDINPLIGAAGVSAVPMAARVVNKVGLEANPQNFLLMHAMGPNVAGVLGSAVAAGILLALVG from the coding sequence TGTATGATGCTGGTTGGTTGCTTACTGTTGTTTTTGGCAATTCGTAAAGGATTTGAACCGTTACTTCTACTGCCTATTGGTTTTGGTGCTGTATTAGCAAACATTCCAAATGCTGGGTTTACTGATCCTGGCGGTTTGCTCTACTACGTCTACTACATTGGTATTGAGACAGGTATTTTCCCACTGCTGATCTTTATGGGTGTTGGTGCGATGACGGACTTCGGTGCGTTGATTGCGAACCCTAAAACATTGTGGCTGGGGGCTGCGGCTCAGTTTGGTATCTTCGCGACACTATTTGGCGCCATCTTGCTGAACTACGTTCCAGGAATGGAGTTCTCGATGGCTGATGCTTCGTCAATTGCGATCATTGGTGGTGCCGATGGCCCAACTGCGATCTTCTTGGCGAGTAAGCTATCTCCGGATCTTTTAGGTGCCATTGCAGTAGCAGCTTATAGCTACATGGCTTTGGTTCCTATCATTCAGCCACCAATCATGAAAGCGTTAACGTCTCCTGAAGAGCGAAAAATTAAGATGGCTCAACTTCGTCATGTTAGCAAAGCAGAGAAGATCCTCTTCCCGCTAGCTGTACTACTGATGACGATTTTGTTCCTACCTTCAGCAACACCTCTAGTGGGTATGTTCTGTTTGGGTAACTTAATGCGTGAAGCGGGCGTGGTTGATCGCCTTTCAAAAACAGCTCAAAACGAACTGATTAACGTTGTAACTATTTTCCTAGGTCTAGGGGTTGGTTCTAAGCTTCAAGCGGACACGTTCTTGAACTTAGAGACTCTGGGTATTCTTGGCTTAGGTGCGGTGGCGTTCAGTATCGGTACGGCGGGTGGTGTATTGATGGCGAAGGTGTTGAACCGCTTCTCGAAAGAGGACATCAACCCACTGATTGGCGCAGCTGGCGTATCGGCGGTTCCAATGGCGGCTCGTGTGGTAAACAAGGTTGGTCTTGAGGCAAACCCTCAGAACTTCTTGTTGATGCATGCAATGGGCCCGAACGTAGCCGGTGTACTTGGTAGTGCGGTTGCGGCGGGTATTCTATTAGCTCTCGTGGGCTAG
- a CDS encoding HlyC/CorC family transporter, translating to MDDISTGILFALLACLIVISGYFSGSETGMMSLNRYRLKHLANTGHKGAKRVEKLLNRPDRLIGLILIGNNLVNILASAIATILGMRIYGDIGVAIATGTLTLVILVFAEVTPKTIASLFPERVSYASSILLMILMKVLSPLVILVNFITNGFIRILGVKASHDATDHLSSEELRTVVNEAGSLIPQRHQDMLVSILDLEHVTVNDIMVPRNEITGIDINDDWKSIVRQLTHSPHGRVVLYRDQIDEVVGMLRLREAYRLMLEKNEFNKETLLRAADEIYFIPEATPLNIQLLKFQRNKQRIGLIVDEYGDINGLVTLEDILEEIVGEFTTSIAPSLSEEITPQSDGSFLIEGSANIRDINKGLQWALPTDGPRTLNGLILEHLEDIPESHLSVQVASHPMEIVELEENRIKLVRVFPQIVNG from the coding sequence TTGGACGACATATCAACGGGTATCTTATTTGCGCTACTCGCGTGTCTCATTGTAATTTCTGGTTATTTCTCTGGTTCCGAAACGGGCATGATGTCCCTGAACCGCTACCGTTTAAAGCACTTGGCCAATACGGGTCATAAAGGTGCCAAACGTGTAGAAAAACTTCTGAACCGCCCAGACAGATTGATTGGTCTCATTCTTATCGGCAACAATCTCGTCAACATTCTTGCATCTGCGATCGCTACTATTCTTGGTATGCGCATCTACGGGGATATCGGTGTGGCTATCGCTACTGGTACCCTAACTCTCGTGATCCTCGTGTTCGCCGAGGTAACACCAAAAACCATCGCTTCTCTATTTCCTGAACGTGTATCTTACGCGAGTAGTATCCTTTTAATGATACTGATGAAGGTGCTGTCACCATTGGTGATCTTGGTCAACTTCATTACCAACGGCTTCATTCGTATCTTAGGTGTCAAAGCCAGCCACGATGCGACCGACCACTTAAGCTCAGAAGAGCTTAGAACCGTGGTAAATGAAGCAGGTAGCCTAATTCCTCAGCGTCACCAAGATATGTTGGTGTCTATTCTGGATTTAGAGCACGTCACCGTGAACGACATCATGGTGCCACGTAATGAGATAACTGGTATCGACATCAATGACGATTGGAAATCTATCGTTCGTCAATTGACCCACTCGCCTCATGGCCGCGTGGTGCTGTACCGTGACCAAATAGATGAAGTGGTCGGCATGCTTAGGCTGCGTGAAGCTTACCGCCTGATGCTTGAAAAGAACGAATTCAATAAAGAGACACTGCTGCGTGCCGCAGATGAGATCTACTTTATTCCTGAAGCGACACCACTCAACATTCAGCTACTTAAGTTTCAACGCAATAAGCAGCGCATCGGCTTGATTGTTGATGAGTATGGCGACATCAACGGCTTGGTTACATTAGAAGATATTCTAGAAGAGATCGTAGGTGAGTTTACCACCTCAATCGCCCCAAGCTTATCTGAAGAGATTACTCCGCAAAGCGATGGCAGCTTCTTGATTGAAGGCAGTGCCAATATCCGAGATATCAACAAAGGCTTACAGTGGGCACTGCCTACCGATGGCCCAAGAACCCTGAATGGTTTGATACTGGAACATCTTGAAGATATTCCAGAGAGTCACCTCAGTGTTCAGGTTGCCAGCCACCCAATGGAAATTGTTGAGCTTGAAGAGAACCGCATCAAACTGGTTCGCGTGTTCCCACAGATCGTGAACGGCTAA
- the gshA gene encoding glutamate--cysteine ligase, whose protein sequence is MTDFAARLKQVATNPKTFSQFGRGVERETLRYTEDGHLATGPHPKALGSALMNGWVTTDFSESLLEFITPVSNDVPTLLNQLSDIHHFTQTKLDGEKLWPLSMPCYVGSEDYIQLAQYGTSNNGKMKTLYREGLKRRYGSLMQIISGVHFNFSFPDSFWDCLFGEQTEEARCESKSDAYFGLIRNYYRFGWLIPYFFGASPALCPSFIKGRETKLPFEKIGETLYLPKATALRLSDLGYTNSAQSVLKIGFNSLDQYLEGLNQAIRTPSEEFAEIGTKVDGEYRQLNSNVLQIENELYAPIRPKRVAKSGEKPSEALARGGVEYIEVRSLDVNPFSSIGINEQQVRFLDLFLTWSVLTDSAEMDNCELECWRDNWNKVILEGRQVGLELQIGCHGERLSLQDWAKRVFKDLRSIAEMMDAEQGCRAYQETCDTLEAWIDNPELTISGQLLEETKKLGGLGKVGCALGKTYAQQHKAHQYKVYSAELMEAEVQRSVTAQQQSEEASTQDFDSFLADYFSYLKA, encoded by the coding sequence TTGACTGATTTTGCTGCGCGACTAAAGCAAGTTGCAACCAACCCTAAGACCTTCTCTCAATTTGGTCGTGGTGTTGAAAGGGAAACGTTACGCTACACGGAAGATGGGCACCTTGCGACTGGGCCGCACCCAAAGGCTTTGGGATCTGCGTTGATGAACGGATGGGTAACGACCGATTTTTCTGAGTCGCTACTGGAGTTTATTACGCCTGTTTCTAACGACGTTCCGACGCTTTTGAATCAGTTATCTGATATCCATCACTTCACACAAACCAAGTTAGATGGCGAAAAACTATGGCCGCTTTCTATGCCTTGTTATGTAGGCAGTGAAGATTACATTCAGCTAGCGCAATACGGCACCTCTAACAACGGCAAGATGAAGACGCTATATCGTGAAGGCTTAAAACGTCGTTACGGTAGCCTGATGCAGATTATCTCTGGTGTTCACTTCAACTTCTCTTTCCCTGATAGTTTTTGGGATTGCCTATTTGGAGAGCAAACCGAAGAAGCGCGTTGTGAATCTAAGTCAGATGCTTACTTTGGTTTGATTCGTAACTACTACCGCTTTGGTTGGTTAATCCCATACTTCTTCGGTGCTTCACCTGCACTATGTCCTTCTTTCATCAAAGGCAGAGAGACAAAGCTACCTTTTGAAAAGATTGGCGAGACGCTGTATCTGCCAAAAGCAACGGCACTGCGCCTGAGCGACCTTGGCTACACCAACAGTGCGCAAAGCGTATTGAAGATTGGTTTCAACAGCCTAGACCAATACCTTGAAGGTTTGAATCAAGCGATTCGCACGCCATCAGAAGAATTTGCCGAGATTGGCACTAAGGTTGATGGTGAATACCGTCAATTGAATAGCAACGTATTGCAAATTGAGAATGAGCTTTACGCTCCAATCCGTCCTAAGCGTGTCGCGAAGAGTGGTGAGAAGCCATCTGAAGCATTGGCACGTGGTGGTGTTGAGTACATTGAGGTTCGTTCTTTAGACGTAAACCCATTCAGCTCAATTGGTATCAATGAACAGCAGGTTCGCTTCCTAGACTTATTCCTAACGTGGAGTGTGCTAACGGACTCTGCTGAGATGGATAACTGTGAGCTTGAATGCTGGCGCGATAACTGGAACAAGGTGATCTTAGAAGGTCGTCAGGTTGGTCTAGAACTGCAAATCGGTTGTCATGGTGAGCGATTGTCTCTGCAAGATTGGGCGAAGCGTGTCTTCAAAGATCTGCGCTCTATTGCCGAGATGATGGACGCTGAACAAGGTTGTCGTGCATACCAAGAAACGTGCGATACGCTTGAAGCTTGGATTGATAACCCAGAGCTGACCATTTCTGGCCAGTTGCTAGAAGAGACTAAGAAGTTAGGTGGCTTAGGTAAAGTGGGTTGCGCGTTAGGTAAAACGTACGCTCAGCAACACAAAGCGCACCAATACAAAGTATATTCAGCTGAGTTGATGGAAGCAGAAGTTCAACGCTCTGTGACTGCTCAGCAACAAAGTGAAGAAGCAAGCACTCAAGATTTTGATAGCTTCTTAGCGGATTATTTTTCGTATTTAAAAGCATAG
- a CDS encoding M16 family metallopeptidase, with protein MKKVLLGTFSLIAIAGCSYNVPSSTPFFSSLPEGVTLLEEVKPSKDKVVIPYTKYQLENGLTVILSPDDSDPLVHVDVTYHVGSAREEIGKSGFAHFFEHMMFQGSENVGDQQHFKIITEAGGSLNGTTNRDRTNYFETVPSNQLEKMLWLESDRMGFLLDAVSQKKFEVQRGTVKNERAQSYENRPYGLMWERMGEALYPEGHPYSWQPIGYVEDLDRVDVNDLKAFFLRWYGPNNAVLTIGGDIDVDDTLEWVNKYFGPIPQGPEVKAAEKQPAVLTEDKYITLEDNIRQPMVLVGWPTTYRGEETQASLNALSNVLGSGTNSYLYQNLVKTQKAVSAGSFHDCAELACTMYVYAMGNSGEKGDLTVLNKDLMDTLEQFSKEGVEQERLDQITGMAEANAVFALQSVKGKVSQLASNQTFYGQPDRIESQLDQIRAVTPESVSKAYQDFIEGKHMVTLSVVPKKKLDLAVREATFTTPPRTLPEYNKVTEDQLDFRKAPNTFDRSVMPEVNFGVEATMPELYHMHFANGTDLIGTVTSETPTVQLQIQLPAGERYVRKGQEGLANLTASMMEEGSTKRTVEELQATLDKLGSSVSISAGSYTTDISVSALEKNLPQTLAIVQEVLFEPKFDEQDFERVKKQMLEGVVYQHQQPSWMASQATREVLFGDTVFARASDGTKESLSKLTLDDVKKFYAQHYTPEGANIVVVGDISKKEVGKQLQFFEQWQGDAAPLTRPQIVKELSGQHLYLVDKPGAPQSIVRLVRKGLPFDATGELYLSQLANFNLAGNFNSRINQNLREDKAYTYGASGYFASTRETGAVVFSAQVRANATVPSIQEFINELNEFSQSGLTDEEVKFMRLAVGQQDALKYETPSQKAGLLSNIVALSLDEDYLQQRNQIVETVSKETLNELSKKWFDPNDYQIIVVGDATSLRPQLEKLDIPIEELEIIR; from the coding sequence ATGAAAAAGGTTTTACTTGGTACATTTTCTCTTATCGCCATTGCTGGCTGTTCTTACAATGTACCTAGCTCAACGCCCTTCTTTTCCTCGTTACCTGAAGGTGTCACTCTGTTAGAAGAGGTTAAGCCTTCTAAAGATAAAGTGGTGATTCCTTACACCAAGTATCAGCTTGAAAACGGCCTGACAGTTATTCTTTCCCCTGATGATTCCGATCCGTTGGTGCATGTTGATGTAACTTATCACGTCGGTTCAGCACGTGAAGAGATTGGTAAGTCGGGCTTTGCTCACTTCTTTGAGCACATGATGTTCCAGGGTTCTGAGAACGTTGGTGACCAACAGCACTTTAAGATCATTACCGAAGCGGGTGGTTCGTTAAACGGCACGACCAACCGTGACCGCACCAACTATTTTGAAACTGTTCCTTCTAACCAACTTGAAAAAATGTTGTGGTTAGAATCAGACCGAATGGGCTTTTTGTTGGATGCGGTTTCTCAGAAGAAATTTGAGGTTCAAAGAGGCACGGTCAAGAACGAGCGAGCGCAGAGCTACGAAAACCGTCCTTACGGCTTAATGTGGGAACGCATGGGCGAAGCGCTTTACCCAGAAGGTCACCCTTACTCTTGGCAGCCAATCGGCTATGTTGAAGATCTTGACCGTGTTGACGTGAATGACCTAAAGGCGTTCTTCCTACGTTGGTACGGCCCAAACAATGCCGTGTTAACGATTGGTGGTGATATCGACGTTGATGACACGCTAGAGTGGGTTAACAAGTACTTCGGCCCAATCCCTCAAGGTCCTGAAGTAAAGGCGGCAGAGAAGCAACCTGCTGTTCTAACAGAAGATAAGTACATCACCTTAGAAGACAATATTCGTCAGCCGATGGTGCTTGTGGGTTGGCCAACAACGTATCGCGGTGAAGAGACGCAAGCTTCCCTGAATGCATTGTCTAACGTGTTAGGTTCAGGTACCAACAGTTATCTATATCAAAACCTCGTAAAAACGCAGAAGGCAGTAAGCGCTGGATCTTTCCATGATTGTGCTGAGCTCGCTTGTACCATGTACGTGTATGCAATGGGCAACTCAGGTGAAAAAGGCGATTTGACGGTTCTCAATAAAGATCTGATGGATACCCTAGAGCAATTCTCGAAAGAGGGTGTTGAACAAGAGCGTTTAGACCAGATCACAGGCATGGCAGAAGCGAATGCTGTTTTTGCATTGCAAAGCGTTAAAGGTAAGGTGTCGCAACTCGCGTCTAACCAAACCTTCTATGGTCAGCCTGATCGCATTGAATCACAACTCGACCAAATCCGAGCGGTGACGCCTGAGAGCGTAAGTAAGGCATACCAAGATTTCATCGAAGGTAAGCACATGGTTACCTTGAGTGTGGTTCCTAAGAAAAAGCTCGATTTGGCAGTTCGTGAAGCGACCTTTACCACGCCACCACGTACGTTGCCGGAATACAACAAGGTGACGGAAGATCAACTGGATTTCAGAAAGGCACCGAATACTTTTGATCGCAGTGTGATGCCAGAAGTGAACTTTGGTGTTGAGGCGACCATGCCTGAGTTGTACCACATGCACTTTGCAAATGGCACGGACTTGATTGGTACTGTGACCAGCGAAACACCGACAGTACAGCTACAGATTCAACTTCCAGCTGGCGAGCGTTATGTTCGCAAAGGGCAAGAAGGCCTAGCAAACCTAACGGCTTCGATGATGGAAGAAGGCTCAACCAAACGAACCGTTGAAGAGTTACAAGCGACCTTAGATAAACTTGGTAGCAGCGTGAGCATTAGTGCGGGCAGCTACACCACAGATATTTCAGTCTCGGCGCTAGAGAAAAACTTGCCTCAAACCTTAGCGATTGTGCAAGAGGTTCTATTCGAGCCTAAGTTCGATGAGCAAGATTTCGAGCGCGTTAAGAAACAGATGCTAGAAGGCGTTGTGTATCAGCATCAGCAGCCAAGCTGGATGGCTTCTCAGGCAACCCGTGAAGTGCTGTTTGGTGACACTGTTTTTGCTCGTGCAAGTGATGGCACTAAGGAATCTCTATCGAAATTGACCTTAGACGATGTGAAAAAATTCTATGCGCAACATTACACACCAGAAGGTGCCAATATTGTTGTTGTGGGAGATATCTCGAAGAAAGAGGTAGGGAAACAGCTACAATTCTTTGAGCAGTGGCAAGGCGATGCGGCACCATTAACGCGTCCACAGATCGTCAAAGAGCTTTCTGGTCAGCACCTGTACTTAGTCGACAAACCGGGTGCGCCGCAAAGCATTGTTCGCTTGGTTCGTAAAGGCCTGCCGTTTGATGCGACGGGTGAACTATATTTGAGTCAGCTAGCTAACTTTAACTTAGCAGGTAACTTCAATAGCCGTATCAACCAGAACCTACGTGAAGACAAAGCCTACACTTACGGTGCAAGCGGCTACTTTGCGAGTACTCGTGAAACGGGCGCGGTGGTATTCAGTGCACAGGTAAGAGCGAATGCCACGGTTCCATCGATTCAAGAGTTTATTAATGAGCTGAACGAGTTTAGTCAGAGTGGATTAACTGACGAAGAGGTGAAATTTATGCGCCTTGCCGTCGGTCAACAAGATGCACTTAAATACGAAACGCCAAGCCAAAAGGCTGGGTTGTTGAGTAATATTGTTGCATTGAGCCTTGATGAAGATTACCTACAACAGCGTAATCAGATAGTTGAAACGGTTTCAAAAGAGACCTTAAACGAGCTATCTAAGAAATGGTTTGACCCGAATGATTATCAAATAATCGTTGTTGGTGACGCGACTTCGCTTCGCCCGCAATTAGAAAAGTTAGATATTCCAATAGAAGAGCTTGAAATCATTCGTTAG
- a CDS encoding NADP-dependent oxidoreductase produces MENKQIAITQFGGVENLSIQTSAIPEPKAGEVVVKVSFSGINPIDVKTRAGLGWAAAQNKDNLPWVPGYDISGQIASLGEQAERFTVGDNVAGFIGFPLQGGGYSQYVCVPEAALSMVPDSVTLEAAAALPLASQTAAQALNKAEVKEGDRVLILAGAGGVGHLAVQIAVAAKAEVYTTCSEANFDYLATLGAHAINYKFAPASERVSDVDVLIDLVGGDTALDALKCLKDGARVVTVPTLSAELICEKATLLGFTASGMLVEPNPEQMDTMLYMVSVGLLKTEIQGIYQLDEAQSAHLQVETGHTRGKVLLKMQES; encoded by the coding sequence ATGGAAAATAAACAGATTGCGATTACTCAATTCGGCGGCGTCGAAAACCTAAGTATTCAAACCAGTGCGATCCCTGAGCCTAAGGCTGGAGAAGTGGTGGTTAAAGTTTCCTTTTCAGGCATTAATCCGATTGATGTCAAAACCCGAGCGGGCCTTGGTTGGGCGGCAGCACAAAACAAAGATAACCTACCTTGGGTACCTGGTTACGATATTTCAGGGCAAATTGCCTCGCTAGGCGAACAGGCTGAACGCTTTACTGTTGGTGATAACGTGGCTGGCTTTATTGGTTTTCCACTGCAAGGTGGCGGTTACAGCCAATATGTGTGTGTTCCAGAAGCTGCATTAAGTATGGTTCCTGATTCTGTCACTCTAGAAGCGGCAGCGGCATTACCACTCGCGAGTCAAACAGCGGCACAAGCGCTCAACAAAGCCGAAGTGAAAGAAGGCGACCGCGTGCTTATTTTAGCGGGCGCGGGCGGCGTTGGTCACCTTGCGGTTCAAATTGCAGTGGCAGCAAAAGCTGAGGTTTACACAACCTGTAGCGAAGCCAATTTTGATTACCTTGCGACGCTAGGTGCTCACGCGATTAACTATAAGTTTGCGCCAGCATCAGAAAGAGTATCTGATGTCGATGTGTTGATTGATTTGGTTGGTGGCGATACCGCGCTTGATGCATTGAAGTGCCTGAAAGATGGTGCGAGAGTAGTAACCGTTCCAACTCTATCTGCAGAACTGATCTGCGAAAAAGCCACACTACTAGGTTTTACTGCATCAGGCATGCTGGTTGAACCAAACCCTGAGCAAATGGACACCATGCTTTACATGGTCAGCGTCGGATTGCTCAAAACAGAAATTCAAGGTATCTACCAGTTAGACGAGGCGCAGTCGGCGCACCTGCAGGTTGAAACCGGACACACCAGAGGCAAGGTGCTACTTAAAATGCAAGAAAGTTGA
- the luxS gene encoding S-ribosylhomocysteine lyase produces MPLLDSFTVDHTRMNAPAVRVAKTMQTPKGDTITVFDLRFTAPNKDILSEKGIHTLEHLYAGFMRNQLNGSDVEIIDISPMGCRTGFYMSLIGTPTEQQVADGWLAAMQDVLKVENQNKIPELNEYQCGTAAMHSLDEAKEIANAIITAGISVNKNDELALPESMLQELKID; encoded by the coding sequence ATGCCTTTATTAGATAGTTTCACTGTTGATCACACACGCATGAACGCACCAGCAGTTCGTGTTGCTAAAACAATGCAAACCCCAAAAGGGGATACCATCACTGTGTTTGACCTGCGTTTTACTGCGCCAAACAAAGACATCCTATCTGAGAAAGGTATCCATACTCTAGAGCACCTATACGCTGGTTTCATGCGTAATCAATTGAACGGTTCAGATGTAGAGATCATCGATATCTCACCGATGGGCTGTCGCACGGGTTTCTACATGAGCCTGATTGGTACGCCTACAGAGCAACAAGTGGCTGACGGTTGGTTGGCAGCGATGCAAGACGTACTGAAAGTTGAGAACCAGAATAAGATCCCTGAGCTGAACGAATACCAATGTGGTACCGCAGCAATGCACTCTTTGGATGAAGCGAAAGAGATCGCGAATGCGATCATTACAGCAGGTATCTCGGTAAACAAGAATGATGAACTGGCACTGCCAGAGTCTATGCTGCAAGAGCTTAAAATCGACTAG
- a CDS encoding cytochrome C assembly family protein produces the protein MDSLIAIAAAFLYTMAISTIIPGLVHQTGIRVKTVFISALLALAFHAWLLGDLIFNASGQNLSILNVASLISLIISVVMSGAMLKTRLWFILPVVYSFAALNLMAATFLPSTFIKHLENDPKLLVHISLALFSYATLTIGALYALQLAWLDHKLKKKKALVINPNLPPLMMVERQLFKIILIGNGLLTGTLLTGLIFVQDMFAQGKAHKAVLSFIAWVIYSILLWGHYQKGWRGQKVTWFALAGASMLTLAYFGSRFVQEIILN, from the coding sequence ATGGACAGTCTTATTGCGATCGCAGCAGCCTTTCTTTATACAATGGCGATTTCCACGATCATTCCAGGTCTCGTGCACCAAACAGGAATCCGTGTAAAAACGGTGTTTATCAGCGCATTACTTGCTCTAGCTTTCCATGCTTGGTTGCTTGGCGATTTGATTTTTAATGCCAGTGGTCAAAACCTCAGTATCTTGAACGTTGCTTCATTAATCAGTTTAATCATATCTGTGGTTATGAGCGGCGCTATGCTCAAAACTCGTTTGTGGTTTATCTTGCCCGTCGTTTATAGCTTCGCGGCACTGAACTTGATGGCTGCTACTTTTCTTCCAAGCACCTTCATAAAGCATCTAGAGAATGACCCAAAACTGCTCGTGCACATATCTTTGGCTCTATTCTCATACGCGACACTGACTATCGGCGCGCTATACGCCCTGCAACTCGCGTGGCTAGATCACAAACTTAAAAAGAAAAAAGCGTTGGTGATCAACCCTAACCTACCTCCTTTAATGATGGTGGAGAGACAGCTTTTCAAGATCATTCTGATTGGTAATGGCTTATTAACGGGTACTTTGTTAACCGGCCTCATCTTCGTACAAGATATGTTTGCTCAAGGAAAAGCGCACAAGGCTGTGCTGTCTTTTATCGCTTGGGTTATCTACTCCATCCTTCTATGGGGTCACTATCAGAAAGGTTGGCGTGGACAAAAAGTCACGTGGTTTGCACTCGCGGGTGCCAGCATGCTCACATTAGCCTACTTCGGTAGTCGCTTCGTTCAGGAAATCATCCTGAACTAG
- a CDS encoding transglycosylase SLT domain-containing protein produces the protein MERKQALLGQPTRVSSKWLPVATVGVVSSLLVGCATPPPKQQDNLCSIFREHPSWYEDALDMQEEWGTPINVAMAFVKQESSYRHDARPPKDYILGFIPWGRVSSAYGYAQAQDPAWEDFQKATNNGGSRTNFDDALMFIGWYTSETRRQLGISLWDPYNQYLAYHEGRGGYKRKSYNSKPSLIKVARKVEQQAKDYGWQLKQCRKELEDNRSWFF, from the coding sequence GTGGAAAGGAAGCAAGCCTTATTAGGTCAGCCTACTCGAGTGAGTAGTAAATGGTTACCTGTAGCAACTGTTGGTGTTGTCTCTAGCCTATTGGTTGGATGTGCAACGCCACCGCCAAAGCAGCAAGATAATTTGTGTAGCATCTTTCGAGAGCACCCTTCATGGTATGAAGATGCCTTGGATATGCAAGAAGAGTGGGGCACGCCGATTAACGTCGCGATGGCTTTTGTGAAACAAGAGAGTAGCTATCGTCATGATGCGCGTCCACCGAAAGATTACATTCTTGGCTTTATACCGTGGGGGCGTGTAAGCAGTGCCTACGGTTATGCACAAGCTCAAGATCCTGCTTGGGAAGATTTCCAAAAGGCGACCAATAACGGTGGCTCAAGAACCAACTTTGATGATGCATTGATGTTCATCGGTTGGTATACCAGCGAGACGCGTCGTCAATTGGGCATCTCACTATGGGACCCATATAACCAATATCTGGCTTATCATGAAGGCCGTGGTGGTTATAAGCGTAAGTCATACAACAGCAAGCCATCGCTGATTAAGGTGGCACGCAAAGTCGAACAGCAAGCAAAAGATTATGGATGGCAGCTGAAACAGTGCCGCAAAGAACTAGAAGACAATCGAAGCTGGTTTTTCTAA
- a CDS encoding YqaA family protein, with the protein MLEFFNSLFENIALWFSDSALWVLFISGFLSATLLPGGSEASLVAALSLDQFSTSSIILVATLGNTLGGLTNYWIGLWLPNRTQSEKHGHKAMAWLSRYGYWTLLFSWLPIIGDPLCLAAGWLRMKFIPSVILIAIGKAARYSLLAAIYFGFF; encoded by the coding sequence GTGTTAGAATTTTTTAACTCCCTTTTTGAAAATATCGCGCTGTGGTTCTCGGACTCGGCGCTGTGGGTACTCTTCATTAGTGGCTTCTTGAGTGCCACGTTACTACCCGGCGGTTCAGAAGCGAGCCTTGTGGCTGCATTGAGCTTAGATCAGTTTTCAACTTCATCGATCATTCTGGTGGCGACATTAGGCAATACCTTAGGCGGCCTGACTAACTATTGGATTGGTTTGTGGTTGCCTAATCGAACTCAATCTGAAAAGCATGGTCATAAGGCTATGGCTTGGCTGAGTCGTTATGGCTACTGGACACTGTTATTTAGTTGGTTACCGATCATTGGTGACCCTTTGTGTCTAGCGGCGGGTTGGCTAAGAATGAAATTCATCCCTAGCGTTATTTTGATAGCGATTGGCAAAGCCGCTCGCTATAGCTTACTTGCTGCTATCTACTTCGGTTTTTTCTAA